One window from the genome of Acidihalobacter ferrooxydans encodes:
- a CDS encoding HAD family hydrolase: MSVSPFTQNIIAMVWDFDKTLIPGYMQAPLFRRYGVDGNAFWAEVNALEAQYRARGCEQVAGEMAYLNHVLTYVRRGVFKGLSNAVLEALGAELTFYPGLPEFFAELRTLVESTPDFVRHGITLEHYVVSTGFTRTIRGSAIAGELTGVWGCEFVEDMDHEGDEIAQIGYVLDNTTKTRAVFEINKGVNKYPGEITVNANIAESERRIPFRNIVYIADGPSDVPVFSVVKRSGGRTYGVYNPAHKEEFRQINTLQQQGRVQSIGPADYRPGTQTHMWLSEAVSDIAAAIVRERESALGARVGQAPRHIND, translated from the coding sequence ATGTCCGTATCGCCGTTCACGCAGAATATCATCGCGATGGTCTGGGATTTCGACAAGACCCTGATCCCCGGCTATATGCAGGCGCCGTTGTTTCGCCGTTACGGTGTGGACGGCAACGCCTTTTGGGCCGAGGTCAACGCGCTGGAGGCGCAGTACCGGGCGCGTGGCTGCGAACAGGTCGCGGGCGAGATGGCTTATCTCAACCATGTGCTGACCTATGTGCGCCGGGGTGTCTTCAAGGGGCTGAGCAACGCAGTGCTGGAAGCGCTCGGCGCAGAGTTGACGTTCTATCCGGGCCTGCCCGAGTTTTTCGCCGAATTGCGCACGCTGGTCGAAAGCACTCCGGATTTCGTCCGGCATGGCATTACGCTCGAACATTACGTGGTGAGCACCGGCTTCACCCGCACGATCCGCGGTAGTGCGATTGCCGGCGAGTTGACCGGCGTGTGGGGGTGTGAGTTCGTCGAGGATATGGATCACGAGGGCGATGAGATCGCGCAGATCGGCTATGTGCTGGACAATACGACCAAGACGCGCGCGGTGTTCGAGATCAACAAGGGCGTGAACAAGTATCCGGGGGAGATCACGGTGAATGCGAACATTGCCGAGTCCGAGCGGCGCATTCCGTTCCGTAACATCGTCTACATCGCCGACGGGCCTTCCGACGTGCCGGTGTTCTCGGTGGTCAAACGCAGCGGTGGGCGCACTTATGGCGTCTATAACCCCGCGCACAAGGAAGAGTTCCGCCAGATCAATACGCTACAGCAGCAGGGGCGGGTGCAGTCCATCGGCCCGGCCGACTACCGGCCCGGCACGCAGACGCATATGTGGCTTAGCGAGGCGGTCAGCGACATCGCCGCGGCGATCGTCCGCGAACGCGAGAGCGCTCTCGGCGCCCGGGTCGGGCAGGCGCCGCGCCACATCAACGATTAA